A genomic window from Deltaproteobacteria bacterium includes:
- a CDS encoding DNA primase, producing the protein MQYAQSPAAAVAAALAERAEEVCQRYLPHGRRQGRYWVAGDLDGARGRSLFVRLHGPGTPGKWTDAAEGSHGDLLDLIRHRTGAP; encoded by the coding sequence ATGCAATACGCTCAGTCTCCCGCCGCAGCCGTCGCCGCCGCGCTTGCCGAGCGCGCCGAAGAGGTCTGCCAGCGCTACCTCCCCCACGGCCGCCGCCAGGGCCGGTACTGGGTCGCGGGCGACCTCGACGGCGCCCGCGGCCGCTCCCTCTTCGTCCGCCTCCACGGCCCCGGCACTCCCGGCAAGTGGACCGATGCCGCAGAAGGCAGTCATGGCGACCTGCTCGACCTCATCCGCCACCGCACGGGCGCGCCGA
- the ssb gene encoding single-stranded DNA-binding protein — protein sequence MAFGLNRVELIGRLGADVTVNHLTSGGRVANMSIATDESYINKQTGERVEKTEWHRVVTFQDGLVEMLDKHARKGRLVYVDGKLQTRRWSKPGEEGDRYSTEILLVPGGRVQFLDKPNGNGAQAPADAAMQDTAAAPQADVDDDIPF from the coding sequence ATGGCATTCGGACTCAATCGCGTGGAACTGATCGGCCGCCTCGGCGCCGACGTTACCGTCAACCACCTCACCAGCGGCGGGCGCGTCGCCAACATGAGCATCGCGACCGACGAATCGTACATCAACAAGCAGACCGGCGAGCGGGTCGAGAAGACCGAGTGGCACCGGGTGGTGACCTTCCAGGACGGTCTCGTCGAGATGCTCGACAAGCACGCCCGCAAGGGCCGGCTGGTCTACGTCGACGGCAAGCTCCAGACCCGGCGCTGGTCGAAGCCCGGCGAGGAGGGCGACCGCTACTCGACCGAGATCCTGCTGGTCCCGGGCGGCCGGGTGCAGTTCCTCGACAAGCCGAACGGCAACGGCGCCCAGGCCCCGGCCGACGCCGCGATGCAGGACACCGCGGCCGCGCCGCAGGCGGACGTCGACGACGACATCCCGTTCTAG